A part of Desulfofundulus salinus genomic DNA contains:
- a CDS encoding nitrite reductase, translating to MGEGYFKQRNGLIAVDIMAACGVMTPEQWAGLGQAARENNVFRLKMTARQTVVVLLPEENVEKLVAALEPLGLQVAPFGKVVRPVKACPGNESLCPRAIADALGLGIAIQEKYVGQEVPKDFKIAVAGCARGCTDPQCADFGARASGQDRFDVFIGGRGGTVKPVHGIAIARKVTAEQVLGLLDFVLERYRSLAQPYERLCQTLARAGEGQFQPPAELLASPGEEASEFARFLQG from the coding sequence ATGGGTGAAGGGTATTTCAAGCAGAGAAACGGCTTGATTGCTGTGGACATCATGGCCGCTTGCGGCGTGATGACTCCGGAACAATGGGCTGGCCTGGGCCAGGCAGCCCGGGAAAATAATGTGTTCCGGCTGAAGATGACCGCCCGCCAGACGGTGGTAGTTTTGCTGCCGGAGGAAAATGTGGAGAAGCTGGTGGCCGCCCTGGAGCCGCTCGGTTTGCAGGTGGCCCCCTTCGGCAAGGTGGTGCGACCGGTGAAAGCCTGCCCGGGAAACGAGTCCCTGTGCCCGCGGGCCATTGCCGATGCCCTGGGCCTGGGAATCGCGATCCAGGAAAAGTACGTGGGGCAGGAGGTGCCCAAGGATTTTAAAATTGCCGTGGCGGGGTGTGCCCGGGGCTGCACGGACCCCCAGTGCGCCGATTTTGGTGCTCGGGCTTCGGGTCAAGACCGGTTTGACGTTTTCATCGGCGGACGGGGAGGTACGGTTAAACCGGTTCACGGCATTGCCATTGCGCGCAAAGTAACTGCTGAACAGGTGCTGGGGCTGCTGGATTTTGTACTGGAACGCTACCGCAGTCTGGCCCAGCCCTACGAGCGCCTCTGTCAAACCCTGGCCCGGGCCGGGGAGGGGCAGTTCCAGCCGCCCGCAGAACTTCTGGCATCGCCGGGGGAAGAGGCGTCTGAATTTGCCAGGTTTTTGCAAGGTTAG
- a CDS encoding M24 family metallopeptidase — protein MSYPPLAELETRVKRFQEVLRAQGMDGALLLQGADLVYFCGTTQNAHLYIPARGRALFMIRRSKERIDPALVPAEVVPLRRLEEIPQLLSARGLAVPGVLGMELDVLPVNLYRRYEKIFPGRIIDCSLQIRELRAVKSAYEIGLLKESAVMMDNVFARIPEMLREGMDELELAARLEAAARCAGHMGLIRVRGFNQEFFWGCLLAGPSGGVPSYFDSPLGGPGLTPAFPFGVGRHRLAPGEPVMVDYVGVVNGYQVDMTRVFALGYLPEDLLRAHETAVNIQNALVAAARPGVTCGELYDLALEMATGAGLAEHFMGCGEQVRFVGHGIGLELNELPVLARGAKDKLRAGMVLAIEPKFIFPGRGAVGIENTFVVGEEGLERLTTFPDEVVIV, from the coding sequence ATGTCTTATCCTCCCCTGGCGGAGCTGGAAACCAGGGTAAAGCGTTTCCAGGAGGTTTTGCGTGCACAGGGCATGGATGGCGCCCTGCTCCTGCAGGGAGCGGATCTGGTTTATTTTTGCGGCACCACCCAGAACGCCCATCTTTATATCCCGGCCCGGGGGCGTGCCCTTTTCATGATCCGGCGGAGCAAAGAGCGCATTGATCCCGCCCTGGTGCCGGCGGAAGTGGTGCCCCTGCGCAGGCTGGAAGAGATTCCCCAACTGTTATCCGCCCGCGGCCTGGCGGTGCCCGGGGTGCTGGGCATGGAGCTGGACGTGCTGCCGGTTAACCTGTATCGCCGCTACGAAAAAATTTTTCCCGGCCGGATTATTGACTGCTCGCTCCAGATCAGGGAACTGCGGGCTGTGAAGTCGGCGTACGAGATCGGTCTTTTAAAAGAGTCTGCAGTCATGATGGACAATGTCTTTGCCCGGATTCCGGAAATGCTCCGGGAGGGAATGGACGAGCTTGAGCTGGCCGCCCGCTTGGAGGCGGCAGCCCGTTGTGCCGGCCATATGGGCCTGATCCGGGTGCGGGGATTTAACCAGGAGTTCTTCTGGGGATGCCTCCTGGCGGGGCCCAGCGGTGGGGTGCCCAGTTACTTTGACAGCCCCCTGGGCGGGCCCGGCCTTACGCCGGCTTTTCCCTTTGGTGTGGGCAGGCACCGCCTTGCTCCCGGCGAACCGGTGATGGTTGACTATGTGGGGGTAGTCAACGGCTACCAGGTGGACATGACCCGGGTTTTTGCCCTGGGGTACCTGCCTGAAGACCTGCTCAGGGCCCATGAGACGGCGGTAAACATCCAGAATGCCCTGGTGGCGGCGGCCCGGCCGGGAGTAACATGCGGGGAACTTTACGACCTGGCCCTGGAAATGGCTACCGGCGCCGGCCTGGCGGAACACTTCATGGGCTGCGGTGAGCAGGTGCGTTTTGTGGGCCACGGCATCGGCCTGGAATTGAACGAGTTGCCCGTGCTGGCCCGGGGGGCGAAGGATAAGCTGCGGGCGGGTATGGTGCTGGCTATAGAGCCCAAATTTATCTTTCCGGGCCGGGGGGCGGTGGGTATTGAGAATACCTTTGTGGTTGGGGAGGAGGGGTTGGAGAGGTTAACTACATTCCCGGATGAAGTGGTAATTGTTTAG
- a CDS encoding HD-GYP domain-containing protein gives MPVIDLARLLVNLSLALDFSRRGLMRHHQRVALIALRLGEAAGMSGDERFDLFKAAIIHDAGAVTWPEKDALEVFDVQQPWEHCHRGYRFISDVAVLSPAAEIILSHHDRWQGGNPSGNIKAGIPLAARIIHLADRLDVLLNDGEYVLDQKESIIRQVQLLAGKVFDPDLVDIFMQLARAESFWLDITAPCLTENLLELVGEHASTIDLADLISIARLFARVIDAKSPFTHRHSRGVAAVARYLARRMGMSDEDCLLMEVAGLLHDLGKLTVPEDILEKPGRLTEKEFNRVKQHTYYTYWLLKPFDNQLPIARWAAFHHEKINGQGYPFRLSGSQLCPGARIMAVSDIFTALKEDRPYRPGMAWPEIERIIARQAGQGMLDGDVAGVLIDSRGELEEIWGDLVTAGDHCALG, from the coding sequence ATGCCCGTAATAGACCTGGCCCGGCTGCTCGTCAACCTGTCCCTGGCCCTGGATTTCTCCCGCCGGGGTTTAATGCGCCATCACCAGCGGGTGGCCCTGATAGCCCTGCGCCTGGGTGAAGCGGCGGGCATGTCGGGGGATGAACGTTTTGACCTTTTTAAAGCGGCCATCATTCACGATGCCGGGGCGGTTACCTGGCCCGAAAAGGATGCCCTGGAAGTTTTCGACGTGCAGCAACCCTGGGAACACTGCCACCGGGGTTACCGGTTTATTTCCGATGTAGCTGTTTTATCGCCTGCCGCTGAAATTATCCTTTCCCACCACGACCGCTGGCAGGGAGGAAATCCTTCCGGGAATATAAAGGCCGGTATTCCCCTGGCAGCCCGGATTATTCATCTGGCTGACCGGCTGGACGTGTTACTGAACGACGGGGAGTACGTCCTGGATCAAAAAGAGTCCATTATCAGGCAGGTTCAGCTGCTTGCGGGAAAAGTTTTTGATCCCGACCTGGTGGATATTTTTATGCAGCTGGCCAGGGCGGAAAGCTTCTGGCTGGATATTACCGCTCCCTGCCTGACCGAAAACCTGCTGGAACTGGTGGGGGAGCACGCTTCCACCATTGACCTTGCCGATCTCATTTCCATAGCCCGCCTTTTTGCCCGGGTCATCGACGCCAAGAGCCCTTTCACCCACCGCCATTCCCGGGGGGTGGCTGCGGTGGCCCGCTACCTGGCCCGGCGCATGGGGATGTCCGACGAGGATTGCCTGTTGATGGAGGTGGCGGGCCTGCTGCATGACCTGGGCAAGTTGACCGTCCCGGAGGATATTCTGGAGAAACCTGGGCGCTTAACCGAAAAGGAATTTAACCGTGTCAAGCAGCATACTTACTATACTTACTGGCTGCTCAAGCCCTTCGACAACCAACTGCCGATTGCCCGCTGGGCGGCCTTCCACCACGAAAAAATAAATGGCCAGGGATATCCTTTCCGGCTGTCCGGTTCCCAGTTGTGCCCGGGGGCCAGGATTATGGCGGTAAGTGATATCTTTACGGCCCTGAAGGAGGACCGCCCGTACCGGCCCGGCATGGCCTGGCCGGAGATAGAGCGTATTATTGCCCGGCAGGCCGGGCAGGGTATGCTGGACGGGGATGTGGCGGGGGTGCTTATTGACAGCCGGGGAGAGTTGGAAGAAATATGGGGTGACCTGGTCACTGCCGGGGACCACTGTGCCCTGGGATAA
- a CDS encoding 4Fe-4S dicluster domain-containing protein: MQFIATFLLEPAGNSSFKEILVRFERCLGCRSCQLACAVAHSGAGSLLGAVLNGERPRARIFIHQAGGYRAPLNCRHCQDAPCIDACIAGAMYRKDDGTVTNVGGEQQCTACWMCVMVCPYGVIRSNAEGTMALKCDRECRGEKEVPACVRACPTGALVYDEVDDYSDKRRLDVLNRALSNL; encoded by the coding sequence TTGCAATTTATTGCTACTTTTTTATTGGAGCCCGCTGGAAATTCCAGTTTTAAGGAAATTCTGGTCCGTTTCGAACGCTGCCTGGGCTGTCGTTCCTGCCAGCTGGCCTGTGCCGTGGCCCACTCCGGTGCCGGCAGCCTCCTGGGCGCCGTGTTGAACGGTGAAAGGCCCCGCGCCCGCATTTTCATCCACCAGGCGGGCGGGTACAGAGCCCCCCTGAACTGCCGCCACTGCCAGGACGCTCCCTGCATCGACGCCTGCATTGCCGGAGCCATGTACAGGAAGGATGACGGTACCGTGACCAATGTGGGCGGCGAGCAGCAGTGTACCGCCTGCTGGATGTGCGTCATGGTCTGCCCGTACGGTGTGATCCGTAGCAATGCTGAGGGCACCATGGCCCTGAAGTGCGACCGGGAGTGCCGGGGCGAAAAAGAGGTGCCGGCCTGTGTCCGGGCCTGCCCCACCGGGGCTCTGGTCTACGACGAGGTGGACGACTACAGTGATAAGCGGCGTCTGGATGTCCTGAACCGCGCTTTGAGCAATCTATAG